The following DNA comes from Flavobacterium sp. N3904.
GTTTGGAGTAATGTGAATTTTGGTATACATTTCCGAAGTTCCATCTCTTTTGCACAGAAATCCGACATTGTACAAATTGCCATTTTCCAGATACGGCATGCTGCCCGAAATGATATTAATATTATACGAAATAGCCAATTCCTGAAAACGTTTCCGAATGGGTTCAGAATGCTTCGCCAATTCCCGAATCGCTTCGGCTTCGGTCAAATGATTGTAATCGGCCATTAAAGGCGCAATAAACAATTCGGGGAAAACTGCAAAATCGCAAGTATAGCCCGAAACCACATCTATAAAAAACTCCGATTGTTCGAATAATGCTTCGAGATTGCCCAAAGAGCGCATTTGCCATTGAATTAATCCTAGTCGAATCACATTTTTCTCCGTGTTTATTAATCTTGGACTTTCGTCAAAATAGATATTGTTCCATTCCAGCAAAACAGCAAATTCCTAAGAATCTTCATCACCCTCCAAATAATTTTTTATGATTCGCAGCACATGAAAATCATTACTCAACTGAAACGAAAGTACCGGATCATGCAATTGTTTGCTTTTTACTTTCTCAATGTATTTTTTGGGTGTCATTTTATCGGCATGTTGACCATAACTCGGAATACGGCCTGCAAAAACAATCGCTTTGAGGTTCAACTGTTCGCACAATTCTTTTCGGGCATCATACAAACGCCTGCCCAAACGCAAGCCACGATACTGGGGATGAATAAAGACATCGATTCCGTACAATATTTCTCCTTGCGGATTGTGAGTCGAAAACGAATAATCGCCAATAATCTGTAAATAATTGTGTTTTTTATCGACCAGTTTTTCGTCGACAATCAAAGACAAAGCAGAACCTACTACTTTTCCATCGACCAAAATCACTAATTGCCCTTCGGGAAAAATACCCAACAATCGCTCAATATCATTGGCGCGCCAATAGGAATCGGCCATTTCTGGATACGATTCGACCATCGAGTTTTTGAGTTGTTTGTAATCCTCAAAAGCTAAATTCCGTAATTCTACTTTTTTTATTTTGGCCTGCATAATGGAGAATTTTAGGTGAATAATTGGTTTAAAACTGCAATATTTCAATTTTTTTAGAGCCAATCATTGGGCTTTATTTCTGGGCATGGATTCCTGCTTTTTGTTCAATCTTTTTTGTCTCGAAAAAGTCGAAACAAAAAAGGATTTCACTATAATCAGGCCTAATTAGGATTTATGGTTTTGTGTTTTCTGAATTAAAAAATTAATTTCATAAATTAACAATTCCACTTTTTTAGTGTCACAATCGGTTACAATTATATCTTTGAAATCATTTTCAAATCGAATTCTTAGCAGTTCCGCTTTTGCATTCACAAGAAATCCGAATGTTACTTCTATCACTTTATTCCAAAAAGTCAATTCCCTAATAAGTTCAACACTTTGAATATCCTCTATGTTTATGCGTCTATTGTCATTTGAATGCTGTGTGTTGTTAATTATTAAAAAATTATTTTCAATATAGAGCTCAAACAAAGGATTAGTTCTGATAATTTTCATTTGCAATATTGTTTCTGATTTCAATTGCCTCCCGCTATAGCTGGAAGTAATTAAATCTTCGTAAATCTTAATTTTGTGATAACTCCCAAATATACTCAAAATTTTCCATTTACAAACGGTTACAAATAATTACAACCGAAAGTAAGTAGTTAGCAACAGAATAACTTTTTGAACCTGTCGCATCTTTGCCCTGTCGAAATGAAACAATGCAATATCAATATCAATTGCAAATGTCAATTTCAATAAAAAATCAATTTATATACACTAACATTTAAATTTTACACGCCATGAAAAACAGAGTACAATTAATCGGAAACGCAGGGAATGATCCAGTAATCAAATCTTTTGAGGGAGGAAAAAAATTGGCCAATTTGACCATCGCCACCAACGACAGTTACAAAAACGACAAAGGTGAACGTGTCGAACAAACCGAATGGCACACTGTTGTCGCTTGGGGGAAAACGGCCGAGATTATCGAAAAATTCGTCACCAAAGGCAAACAAATCGCCATAGACGGCAAACTTACCCACAGAAGCTACGACGACAAAAACGGTGAAAAGCGCTATATCACCGAAGTGGTCGTAAGTGAAATTATGCTACTAGGAAAATAGGTTTAGCATTTTAAAACCCAAAAAAAAAGAGTCTCATAAAACCACGAGACTCTTTTTTCATTAATGCAAATTAAAATTAACTATTGCGACGGTACTTATTGAAATGAAACTAGATAAAAAATACAAATTTTGGTAACGTAAGCTAAAAAAAATGGATTATGACAAATAAAAACTAAGCTGTCTTTTTAAACAGATCAAACATTGGGCAACGGCTGCAACGCTTTTTTTCGCCTTTCTTGAATTTTTCGCAACAACTAGACTTGCAGTTTTCGGCCACTTTTATCTTTTTAAGGAGTTCCTTTTTTTTATCCTTTTTTTTGCTCTTCTCTTTTTCTTTCTTGCTCAATGTGTAAAGAATTAAAAACCACCACAAATGTAGGTTATTTTTATCTGTTCTAAATAAACTTTAACACTTTTTCGAACAAAAAAAATCCCCAAATTGTTTTAGTAACGATCTGAGGACTGTGTTTATTAAAATTTATTTTAATTATTTTACGGGAGCTGCTGCATTTGTAATAGCTACTTGCATTATATCTCGGTCAAAAAGGTACAATCCGCCTTTATCGTCACCAATAAGATTGATTTTATCTAAAATATTTTTGGCTGTTGCTTCTTCTTCAATTTGTTCGGCTACATACCATTGCAAGAAATTATGAGTCGCATAATCTTTCTCTTCAAAAGTAATATGAACCAATTCATTTATCGATTCCGAAACAAAAATTTCATGTTTGTATAGTTCTTCAAACATTCCTTTGAAAGTTTCGTAAGTTGTTTTTGGC
Coding sequences within:
- a CDS encoding single-stranded DNA-binding protein, with the protein product MKNRVQLIGNAGNDPVIKSFEGGKKLANLTIATNDSYKNDKGERVEQTEWHTVVAWGKTAEIIEKFVTKGKQIAIDGKLTHRSYDDKNGEKRYITEVVVSEIMLLGK
- a CDS encoding ferritin produces the protein MLLKNIETALNKQIRIEAESSQIYLSMACWSEVNGLEGIAQFMYAQSDEERLHMLKLIKYVNERGGHAQITDLKAPKTTYETFKGMFEELYKHEIFVSESINELVHITFEEKDYATHNFLQWYVAEQIEEEATAKNILDKINLIGDDKGGLYLFDRDIMQVAITNAAAPVK